A window of the Gossypium hirsutum isolate 1008001.06 chromosome A05, Gossypium_hirsutum_v2.1, whole genome shotgun sequence genome harbors these coding sequences:
- the LOC107904286 gene encoding serine carboxypeptidase-like 49 translates to MLLCLVSSLVALSRLLMEIESFYLEKLIVCPELARNDFYITGESYAGHYIPAFAARVHRGNKAEDGIHINLKGFAIGNGLTDPAIQYKAYPDYALDMGLIKKTDYSLINKLVPVCEFAIKLCGTDGTISCMASYFVCNTIFASIIARAGGINYYDIRKKCEGSLCYDFSNMETFLNRKCVRDALGVGNIDFVS, encoded by the exons ATGCTATTATGTCTTGTGAGCTCTCTGGTTGCCCTTTCAAGACTGTTGATGGAAATAGAAAGTTTTTACTTGGAGAAGCTAATAGTCTGTCCTGAGTTGGCCAGGAATGACTTTTATATAACTGGAGAATCGTATGCTGGGCACTATATTCCAGCTTTTGCTGCCCGAGTCCACCGAGGAAACAAAGCTGAAGATGGAATTCATATAAACCTGAAG GGATTTGCTATTGGAAATGGCCTGACTGACCCTGCAATCCAGTATAAAGCTTACCCCGATTATGCTTTAGACATGGGGTTAATTAAGAAGACGGACTATAGTTTAATCAACAAGCTGGTTCCAGTTTGTGAATTTGCAATAAAGCTTTGTG GCACTGATGGTACAATCTCTTGCATGGCTTCCTATTTTGTCTGCAATACCATATTCGCTAGCATCATAGCACGTGCTGGTGGTATAAAT TACTATGATATTAGAAAGAAATGTGAGGGGAGTCTTTGCTATGACTTCTCAAACATGGAGACATTTCTGAACAGGAAATGTGTTAGGGATGCTCTTGGTGTTGGGAATATAGATTTCGTTTCCTGA
- the LOC107904283 gene encoding uncharacterized protein: MGNSVPDWEYLPELCLLTVFEKIDETISRVQFGAVSKYWHSLFNTFLDIKRRSSTNLISNLISMLMIPSKKSVATVDESFNITLSNPFKNLSIHLPQFDSMAYDSGPYTYKIQKVVLSDGPLLHPNNFVVVVIYSVYGRVAFYRPCQENWIYMDVDEDQSLISDILFHKGLVYAIGEYNNLVSFDVNGVGDDESSKPPKLNTLVPKILKLENYLHRVYIVKSSMGNLYSIHKHFDFEKVGERMAHWTKKFTVFKLILDYENGKFLEKKEVESIDGDIVFVSDNNTLAVSALDFPRGQPNSIYFTDNFIDWDAYEVLGPRDIGIFHLKDGSLEKYYQFKSSHKDLSPYIWISPSKEYN; this comes from the coding sequence ATGGGGAATTCTGTGCCTGATTGGGAATATTTACCAGAACTCTGTCTTCTTACTGTTTTTGAGAAAATAGATGAAACCATCAGTCGGGTTCAATTTGGTGCTGTTAGCAAATATTGGCATTCGCTGTTCAATACTTTTCTCGACATCAAGAGGCGATCATCCACAAATCTAATTTCAAATCTAATTTCAATGCTGATGATTCCATCCAAAAAGAGTGTAGCCACAGTGGATGAGAGCTTCAATATAACTCTTTCAAATCCTTTTAAAAATCTTAGCATTCATCTTCCTCAGTTTGATAGCATGGCATATGATAGTGGGCCCTACACATATAAAATTCAAAAGGTTGTGTTATCAGACGGTCCTTTGTTGCATCCGAATAATTTTGTAGTTGTTGTAATTTATAGTGTGTATGGCAGGGTAGCCTTCTACAGACCTTGCCAAGAAAATTGGATATACATGGATGTCGATGAAGATCAATCTCTTATCAGTGATATTCTTTTCCATAAAGGTTTGGTTTATGCTATAGGGGAATACAACAATCTTGTATCATTTGATGTTAATGGTGTAGGAGATGATGAAAGTTCAAAGCCACCAAAATTGAACACACTCGTGCCAAAAATTTTAAAGCTTGAGAATTATTTACATAGAGTATATATTGTTAAGTCATCTATGGGAAATTTATACTCCATCCATAaacattttgattttgaaaaggtTGGTGAAAGAATGGCTCATTGGACAAAAAAATTCACAGTTTTCAAGTTGATTTTAGATTATGAAAACGGTAAATTCTTAGAAAAGAAAGAGGTAGAGAGTATAGATGGAGATATAGTTTTTGTGAGTGATAATAATACTTTAGCAGTTTCAGCTTTGGATTTTCCCAGAGGCCAGCCTAATTCTATATATTTCACGGATAATTTTATTGATTGGGATGCATATGAGGTATTGGGTCCTCGAGATATTGGTATTTTTCATTTGAAAGACGGAAGCTTGGAAAAATATTATCAATTCAAATCCTCGCACAAAGATCTTTCTCCATACATTTGGATCTCGCCCTCAAAAGAGTATAATTAG
- the LOC107903029 gene encoding protein phosphatase 1 regulatory subunit INH3, giving the protein MVRPTAIGTTNRSSSAMSSMTTTVTIENTSGASSSSQPQEALVLELRPRKKKVTWKEGTVDNEFMNKKSSKICCIYHKEKPFDEDDSDDDGHDHHHHHHPSNGQDSSKDGCRPSSSSSSSSSA; this is encoded by the coding sequence ATGGTTCGACCGACGGCGATAGGCACCACGAACAGATCGTCATCAGCGATGTCCTCCATGACAACCACCGTGACGATCGAGAACACCTCAGGCGCGTCCTCGTCGTCGCAGCCTCAAGAAGCCCTCGTCCTCGAACTCCGCCCTAGGAAGAAGAAAGTTACGTGGAAAGAAGGCACCGTGGACAACGAATTCATGAACAAGAAGAGTTCCAAGATCTGTTGTATTTACCATAAAGAAAAGCCCTTCGACGAAGACGACAGTGATGACGACGGACATGaccatcatcatcaccatcatccaTCCAACGGACAAGATTCCTCCAAGGATGGCTGCAGGCCCAGCAGCAGCTCCAGCTCCAGCTCCAGCGCCTGA
- the LOC107902479 gene encoding uncharacterized protein yields MLMVPSKKSATKQKVYGLQAKSKVAKIEFPKPYTRRYFGSCYGWIATVDKSFNITLSNPFKNLSIHLPQFDSMAYDSGPYTYKIQKVVLSDDPLLHPNNFVVVVIYSVYGRVAFYRPCQENWIYMDVDEDQSLISDILFHKGLVYAIGEYNNLVSFDVNGVGDDESSKPPKLNTLVPKILKLENYLHRVYLVKSSMGNLYSIHKHFDFEKVGERMAHWTKKFTVFKLILDYENGKFLEKKEVESIDGDIVFVSDNNTLAVSTLNFPRGQPNSIYFTDDFIDWDAYEVLGPRDIGIFHLKDGSLEKYYQFKSSHKDLSPYIWISPSKEYN; encoded by the coding sequence ATGCTGATGGTTCCATCCAAAAAGAGCGCCACAAAGCAAAAAGTATATGGcctacaagccaaatcaaaagtCGCTAAGATTGAATTTCCCAAGCCTTATACACGGAGATACTTTGGTTCTTGTTATGGTTGGATAGCCACCGTGGATAAGAGCTTCAATATAACTCTTTCAAATCCTTTTAAAAATCTTAGCATTCATCTTCCTCAGTTTGATAGCATGGCATATGATAGTGGGCCCTACACATATAAAATTCAAAAGGTTGTGTTATCAGACGATCCCTTGTTGCATCCGAATAATTTTGTAGTTGTTGTAATTTATAGTGTGTATGGCAGGGTAGCCTTCTACAGACCTTGCCAAGAAAATTGGATATACATGGATGTCGATGAAGATCAATCTCTTATCAGTGATATTCTTTTCCATAAAGGTTTGGTTTATGCTATAGGGGAATACAACAATCTTGTATCATTCGATGTTAATGGTGTAGGAGATGATGAAAGTTCAAAGCCACCAAAATTGAACACACTCGTGCCAAAAATTTTAAAGCTTGAGAATTATTTACATAGAGTATATCTTGTTAAGTCATCTATGGGAAATTTATACTCCATCCATAaacattttgattttgaaaaggtTGGTGAAAGAATGGCTCATTGGACAAAAAAATTCACAGTTTTCAAGTTGATTTTAGATTATGAAAACGGCAAATTCTTAGAAAAGAAAGAGGTAGAGAGTATAGATGGAGATATAGTTTTTGTGAGTGATAATAATACTTTAGCAGTTTCAACTTTGAATTTTCCCAGAGGCCAGCCTAATTCTATATATTTCACGGATGATTTTATTGATTGGGATGCATATGAGGTATTGGGTCCTCGAGATATTGGTATTTTTCATTTGAAAGACGGAAGCTTGGAAAAATATTATCAATTCAAATCCTCGCACAAAGATCTTTCTCCATACATTTGGATCTCGCCCTCAAAAGAGTATAATTAG